A region of the Lysobacter sp. K5869 genome:
ACGGTGCCGTGCGCCGATGCGCGCCGACACGCGAGCCGCGCGCGCTTCACCGCCGCCTCATCGTCCGCACACCCGTCCGCCCCACCCTGCCGCCACCGCACAACCGGGCTGGGGCGCATGGACGAATCCGCATTCCGCATCTTGCTGCTGAATCCGCCGCACACCGCGATCGGCAGCCGAATCCCGCGCGAACAATTGCCGCCGCTGGGCTTGCTCAGTCTCGGCGGGCCGTTGCTCGACGCCGGTTTCCAGGTCGAATTGCTCGACGCCGAATTCGGCCCGCTGCCGGTCGAGGAGATCGTGCGCCGGGTGCTGGAGAAAGCGCCGGACGTGTTGATGGTCGGCCACTCCGGCTCGACCTCGGCGCATCCCACCGTCGCCCTGATCGCGCGGCTGCTCAAGCGCGAACGCCCGCAGTTGCGCATCGTCTACGGCGGCGTGTTCCCGACTTACCACTGGCAAGACGTGCTCGAACGCGAGCCGGCCATCGATTGCATCGTGCGCGGCGAAGGCGAGCGCACCGCGGTGACGCTGGCGCGGGCGCTCGCGCGCGGCGAGGATCTGGCCGGCGTGCCGGGGTTGGCGTATCGCCGCGACGACGGCCGCATCGTCGAGACCGGTCAGGCCGAGATGATCCTCGATCTGGACGAATGCCGCGTCGGTTGGGAGCTGATCGATCACGACCGCTATTCGTATTGGGGCGGGCTCAAGGCGGTCGTGGTGCAGTTCTCGCGCGGCTGCCCTTATTTGTGCAGCTACTGCGGCCAGCGCGGTTTCTGGACCCGCTGGCGCCACCGCGACCCGGTGCGCTTCGCGCGCGAGCTCGCGCGCCTGCACCGCGAGCACGGCGTGCGCCTGATCAACTTCGCCGACGAATTGCCGACCGGTTCGCGCAAGGCCTGGAAAGCCTTCCTGGAAGCGCTGATCGCCGAGAACGTCGATCTGACCTTGGTCGGTTCCACCCGCGCAGGCGACATCGTCCGCGACGCCGACCTTCTGCCGCTGTACAAACGCGCCGGCGTGGTGCGCTTCCTGCTCGGGATCGAAAGCTATTCCGAGGCGACGCTGAGCAAGATCCGCAAGGGCGCCAGCGTCAGCGAAGACCGCGAGGCGATCCGCCTGTTGCGCCAGCACGGCATCATTTCGATGGCGACCTACGTGGTCGGCTTCGATGAGGAAGGCGACCGCGATTACTGGAATTCGCTGCGCCACTTGCTCAGCTACGACCCGGACCAGATCCAGTTGCTCTACGTCACCCCGCACCGCTGGACGCCGTACTACGACAGCGTCGCCGAGCGCCGGGTGATCCAAACCGACGCGCGTAAATGGGACTACAAGCATCAGGTGCTGGCGACGAGCGGCCTGCCGCCGTGGCGGGTGCTGTTGTGGGTCAAGGCGATCGAAGCGATCGTGCAGCTGCGGCCGCGCGCGCTATACCGCAGCCTGCTGCATCCCGACCGCGCGGTGCTCGCGGGCATGCGCTGGTACGTGCGCATGGGCCGGCGGGTGTGGCTGCGCGAGGTGTTCGAGTTTTTCTTCGCGGGTGGGCGCACGCGGCGCGGGCCGACGGTCGAGGCGTTCTGGGGGCGTTCGCTGTCGCAGCACGAGAACGCGTTGGCCAAGCCGCAACGCAAGCGCATCGAAATCAAGACGCTGACGACCTCGTGAGACGACGGCGAAGACGCGGCGAGGCCGCGTCTTCGCCGCGCGCGGCTCAATCCTCGCCGACGCGCACCACCAGCTTGCCGAAGTTGCGGCCCTGCAGCAGGCCGATGAAGGCGTGCGGCGCGTTCTCCAAGCCGTCGACGCGGTCCTCGCGCAGCTTCACCCGGCCGCTGTCGACCCACTCGCCCATATCGCGGCGGAACGCGTCGAAACGCTCGCCGTAGTGGTCGAGGATGATGAAGCCCTGCACGCGGATGCGCTTTTGCAGGATCGCCGCCATCAGTTGCGGCACGCGGTCCGGGCCGGCCGGCGCGTCCTTTTCGTTGTAGTGGGCGATGATGCCGCACACCGGCACGCGCGCGCCGATGTTGAGCAGCGGCAGCACCGCGTCGAACACGTCGCCGCCGACGTTCTCGAAGTACACGTCGATGCCGTCGGGGCAGGCGTGCGCGAGTTGTTGCACGAAATCGGGATCGCGGCGGTCCAGGCACACGTCGAAGCCGAGTTCGTCGAGCGCGTAACGGCGCTTGTCTTCGCCGCCGACGATGCCGACCACGCGCGCGCCCTTGAGCTTGGCGATCTGGCCGACCGCGGCGCCGACCGCGCCGGTGGCCGCGGCGACCACCACGGTGTCGCCCGGCTTGGGCTGGCCGATGTCGAGCAAGCCGACGTGCGCGGTGAAGCCGGGCATGCCCAGGCCGCCGAGCGCGTGCGAGGGTTCGGCCATGTCGCCGAGCGCGATCAGGTCGCTGCCGTCGGACAGCGCGTAGTCCTGCCAGCCGGCGTTGCCGAGCACGAGGTCGCCGGCCTTGAAGTTCGGGTGTTTGGACGCGACCACGCGGTTGACCGTGCCGCCGACCATGGTTTCGCCCAGCGGCACCGCCTTGGCGTAGACCGGGCCGACTTCGTCCATCAGGTTGCGCATGTACGGGTCGAGCGAGAGGTACAGCGTGCGCAGCAGCACCTGCCCATCGGCGGGCTCGGGCACGGGCGCGGTTTCCAGGCGGACGTCCTGCGGCGTCGGCAGCCCCTGCGGGTGGGCGGCGAGGACGAAGCGGCGGTTGACGGCGGCGGTCTGCGGCATGGGGCGGGATCCTTAGGTGGAGGTCGGTTCGGCCGATCGATTAGACCGGTCGTCTAGTTAAGGAGCGAAAGAAAGGGCGGGTGCGCTCGGGCGCGCCCGCCCCCGGGGTGTTCAGTCGTGCGCGGGCAGTCCCAGCAGCCGGCGGGTCACCGTCATCGCGTGATCCATCGGCGCGCTGCCGCGCTGGATCTTGGCCAGCAGGCTGGCGCCGACCCAGCTTTGGTAGAGGGTTTGCGCCGCCGTCTGCGGGTCGGGCGCGGCGGCCAGCGAGCCGTCGCCGCGGCCGCGCTCGATGCACTGGGCGATCCGCGCGATCACCGCGCCGGTGCCGCGCTCCAGCGCCGCGCGCATGGGTTCGGACAGATCGCAGACCTCGGCGCCGAGCTTGACCACGAGGCAGCGGCCTTCCGGGTCGGAGCCGGTCTGCGCTTCGCGCCAGTCGTCGAAGTAGGCGATCAAGCGCTGCTTGCCGTTGCCGGGCTGGGCCATCAGCGCGTCGACGTGGATCAGATAATCGGCGAAATAGGCCTCCAGCACGGCTTCGCCGAAGGCCTCCTTGGAGCCGAAGTAGTGATAGAACGAGCCCTTCGGCACCCGCGCCGCGCTCAGCACTTCGGCCAGACCAACCCCGGTGAAGCCCTTGCGCAGCATCAGCGGGTAGGCGATGTCGAGGATGTGCTTGCGCACGTCGTGGGTGGCGGGGGCGGTGTTCATGGGGTGGCACTCTACGGCACCATTAGACCGGTCGTCTAGTGACAAAGCTCAGGAGTTTCGCCCTCGCGGTTCGGGCGCTCGGGGCAGACGGCCCGCAGCGCTCGGGGCGGGTCGTCCGGGGCTGAGTGTCGGTGGCTTGGCTCGACTTGCTTCGGGAAGGGAGCCGGCTGCAGGCGGAGGAGACGCTCGATGTCGGCTGGCTCGTTGCCGCGTCGAGAGCGAGGAGCCGACAGCAAGATCAAAATGGGTTCCGGCTTTCGCCGGAATGACGGTTGGGAGGTCGCGTCGCCTGCACGGGGCGGAACGACTCCCCCTTTGCCGTCATTCCGGCGAAAGCCGGAACCCATTTTGATTTTGATGTTGCTCTCGCGAACCCTGAGCAAAAGCAAACCGCAATCGAACGCCATGCGCCTCGCCCGCAAGCCACCTCGTCGCGCCCCGCAAGCGCCCGAAAAACCTCTCGCGCCAACCGCCCCGCTTCCACCGCCGAACCGTCCCACCTCGCGCGTCCCCACACACAGCGACCCCGGCCGAAGCCGGGGTCGCCGATGACGCGATACAGCCGAGTTGCCAATCGCAACGCAGTTCGATCAATCCGCGCCCGCCGCCAGCGTGGCCGGCGAAGTGGAGCAATGCCCCGGACCGATCGTGCCTTCGTTGTAAGCGCCCAGGATGCCGGCGAGGTTGATCGCGGTATCCCGCGCCGAGCCCTTCGGCGCGGCGCTGCTGCGGCCGGTGAACCACGCGGTGGCCTGAGCGATGGCGCTGGCGACCTGCGACGGCGCGCTGCCGCCGGCTTCGACGTTCAAGCGCGCGGCCATGTACTGGTGCGCCAGGATGTAATACGCGTTGCCTCCCTTCGGCGGGGTGCGGAACACCAGAATCCAGGTCTGGCCCGAGCTGAAGAACAGCGTGTCTTCGCCGATCTTGGCCCAGGTCGGGTCGTAAGGCGCCGGCCCGTACTTGGAGTGGGTCTTCCAATACCCCTGGGTGTAGGTGCAACCGCCGCTGTTCGCGCACAGTTCCGGAACGTGCACGCTCAGCACCGCTTCGTCGCTCTTGCTCGCGCCGTTGTCGCTGTTCAAGGTCAGCACGTTCGGCACCATGAACTCGCAACTCAGGCCCGGGCCGGCGTTGGCCGGCGGCAGCCAGGACGCGGCCACGTTGAGGCTGCGCACGATGCCCGGATCGGGATCGATGTCGCCGGTGACGAACTGGGCGAAGCTGCCGCACAACAGCGGCTGCACGGTCCAGCCGAAGCCCGCGCCGAGGTTGAGCCCGGCGGTGCCGTTGAACAGATCGGTCAACGTCACGCAGCGGTCGGTTTCAACCGCCGGATCGCCGAAGGCCACCGCGGCCTGGTTGGAGCTGTAGCTCTTGAAGCCGCAGGCGCTGGCGTTGTTCTGCGCGTCGTAGCACTGCAGCACGCGCTGGATCGTGGCCTGGTTGCTGCCGCCCAGCTTGCCGCTCAGCGCGGCGCTGTAGCTGCAATGCAGCGAGGTCGCGGTCTGCGGATCGCAGGTGGGCGCGATCGACTGCGTGCCGCCGCCGGTGAACGACAGCGTGTCGCTCGGCGCGGACGGACTGAACACCGGGCTGACGTCGGCGGGCCAGGAGACCTGGATGTCGCCGCTGACGGTGAAGCCGGTTTCCGATTCGATCGTGCGCGTGGCGGCGAGACGATAGACCGTCTCGTAGCTGCCGCCGGCGTTGAGCGTCACGTCGAC
Encoded here:
- the bchE gene encoding magnesium-protoporphyrin IX monomethyl ester anaerobic oxidative cyclase, which codes for MDESAFRILLLNPPHTAIGSRIPREQLPPLGLLSLGGPLLDAGFQVELLDAEFGPLPVEEIVRRVLEKAPDVLMVGHSGSTSAHPTVALIARLLKRERPQLRIVYGGVFPTYHWQDVLEREPAIDCIVRGEGERTAVTLARALARGEDLAGVPGLAYRRDDGRIVETGQAEMILDLDECRVGWELIDHDRYSYWGGLKAVVVQFSRGCPYLCSYCGQRGFWTRWRHRDPVRFARELARLHREHGVRLINFADELPTGSRKAWKAFLEALIAENVDLTLVGSTRAGDIVRDADLLPLYKRAGVVRFLLGIESYSEATLSKIRKGASVSEDREAIRLLRQHGIISMATYVVGFDEEGDRDYWNSLRHLLSYDPDQIQLLYVTPHRWTPYYDSVAERRVIQTDARKWDYKHQVLATSGLPPWRVLLWVKAIEAIVQLRPRALYRSLLHPDRAVLAGMRWYVRMGRRVWLREVFEFFFAGGRTRRGPTVEAFWGRSLSQHENALAKPQRKRIEIKTLTTS
- a CDS encoding NADP-dependent oxidoreductase, which produces MPQTAAVNRRFVLAAHPQGLPTPQDVRLETAPVPEPADGQVLLRTLYLSLDPYMRNLMDEVGPVYAKAVPLGETMVGGTVNRVVASKHPNFKAGDLVLGNAGWQDYALSDGSDLIALGDMAEPSHALGGLGMPGFTAHVGLLDIGQPKPGDTVVVAAATGAVGAAVGQIAKLKGARVVGIVGGEDKRRYALDELGFDVCLDRRDPDFVQQLAHACPDGIDVYFENVGGDVFDAVLPLLNIGARVPVCGIIAHYNEKDAPAGPDRVPQLMAAILQKRIRVQGFIILDHYGERFDAFRRDMGEWVDSGRVKLREDRVDGLENAPHAFIGLLQGRNFGKLVVRVGED
- a CDS encoding TetR/AcrR family transcriptional regulator; protein product: MNTAPATHDVRKHILDIAYPLMLRKGFTGVGLAEVLSAARVPKGSFYHYFGSKEAFGEAVLEAYFADYLIHVDALMAQPGNGKQRLIAYFDDWREAQTGSDPEGRCLVVKLGAEVCDLSEPMRAALERGTGAVIARIAQCIERGRGDGSLAAAPDPQTAAQTLYQSWVGASLLAKIQRGSAPMDHAMTVTRRLLGLPAHD